A part of Streptomyces sp. NBC_01451 genomic DNA contains:
- a CDS encoding SDR family NAD(P)-dependent oxidoreductase — translation MNASHPSELDRRLARDPIAIVGLSALYPKSPDVRAFWDNVVSAADCIEDVPETHWSVAEHYDADPSAPDKTYSKRGGFIPPVPFNPLEFGLPPNTLEVTDVLQLLSLVVARDLLRDAGSDQQWYDASRTGVVLGVTGANQLTQPLSARLQTPVIKEVVRSCGLSERDADEIAEKFKLAFAPWEENSFPGMLGNVVAGRIANRLDLGGTNMTIDAACASSLGAVKAAVSELLERRSDMMLVGGCDAENTIFMYLCFSKTPAFSKAGRIRPFDADADGTLIGEGIGMLALRRLSDAERDGNRIYAVIRGIGSSSDGRFKSIYAPRKEGQMAALRRAYEDADCSPASVELFEAHGTGTAVGEATELSALSAVVSEHTEERQFAAVGSVKSQIGHTKAAAGAAGMIKLALALHHRLLPPTINVDAPNPALDWPASPFYVSTQTRPWIRDPRREQRRAGVSSFGFGGTNFHLVLEEHGDGDDLRVMFPVSQVYAWHEPDMNALIRALSEGGRPRSEPAPSSHPRLSLVARTEDELAELRALAAAELRARGEADSWAHPKGIYFRRSAAPTGKVAALFAGQGSQYVSPGRTAVLALPPLRAAFDRANAAFGDHELPLSRVAFPPPAFDGATRAAQESELRRTEYAQPAIGALAAGHFRYLAELGFDADGFLGHSFGELAALWAAGAIDDHTYFALARARGAAMAPPAEPGFDPGAMAAVTASAGQLEQLLAEHPGLAVCNRNAPDQVVVGGATDAVERLVEASNANGVRATRLPVSAAFHTPFVAHAVEAFGRRVADARIVEPRRPVFANSPGAAYGPDPDANRRTLVEQLVKPVQFADRVEEMYAAGFRTFVEFGPKGVLTQLVHRILGEREHFAVQLDPGSGGDADTALKRAVAQLLVLGLPLGTADRYVSPPLAAEPAKGMTVPLNGINHVPQARRDAYRKALENGYRVTGASGAADAGAARPGQEAVPVPRTAVTRVPETAPLPSTAPVSTSATVAVRPAPHPLAPAAPPVPAAHITESEPVEEHDRTPAPDRLSGLIADHLALHDDYLNGQLNSAQRLMGILERAGEQGRVDAVIPGVATVKEHGLAIGRTHLRANEILRDLASMELGTLAPAAPAAPTAPVTPAAPAAPAGPPAAPVAAAVAPPATPAPVALPAPAPLPAPAPVAAPDASEPPSAHVTADEVAAALLDVVSQKTGYPAEMLELGMDVEADLGIDSIKRVEIMGVLQERFPSPTPVGPEQLAELRTLHEIVNFVLSLGGSRGTAPRVQQVTVATATTSPRAAIGAKDVADVLLGVVSDKTGYPAEMLDLGMDVEADLGIDSIKRVEIMGVLQEQFPSPTPVGPEQLAELRTLNEIVGFMLSLNGGSESAASTPVAVRAPEGGAAPAVDGDAVRGALLGVVAAKTGYPAEMLDLGMDVEADLGIDSIKRVEIMGVLQEQFPSPTPVGPEQLAELRTLGDIVAFVAGLSGAPSGPAISAGPAAGSPEREPGSGAAPVAVPAALGRGQASLAGLPTPDRLVGAYPLGAAAVVVDDGSEVAEATAARLVATGWRVRVLRLPGVAPRITGAVDLPLGGWGASELAAGFAESGGERVHLVLAFAAAGELPWAEGVRRLAHTLLIAKHAVGPLTEAAAGGHRAAFVTVTRLDGVFGLGGVSEDAVPAGGVGGLVKTLAVEAPELYCRAVDLAPALNSADAAELVLEEVYDAASGPVQVGRDGTRRVALTLEPTPRPASGEGVGPAGTSPALTSDDLLVVTGGGRGITARCTVALAAAHRPGLLLLGRTALGEEPEWARGLADAAALKAAAVDQLKLAGEKPTPKRVEQLYQAVTGEREVRSTLAEIRAAGSEVEYVAVDIGDAAATATALAPYRERVTGVVHGAGVLADQLISAKKAAEIDRVFSVKLGGLRSVVAALPAERLRHVVLFSSVAGFFGNRGQSDYAMANEVLNTWAAAFRRSRPEAHVTALNWGAWDSGMVSPQIKAVFEERGIPLIPVGTGTLMFTEQFGPERAGDVVTVLGPTTPLSAREHIAPTSPAVLERDLAGLVTDPLVADHVIGDVPVLPAAAALGWAAGAVERLTGGVVAQVRDFAVHKGVVFDGGSAAGGFGGPFQLSVDPTPDGAEADVAIRSTGADGTVRPHYAARVILGDAGGEAPRRVAGLPALGGGSDAQVFYADGTLFHGESLRGLRRVLTSGETRLVMECALAEHRPAGGAFGTGRYAPGTADLLLQAALVWMRLHRDTASLPMGVARVDLYEALPDGEPFVVVVEPEPATVNGNGNGNRTSAALTVTACAPDGRVLTRFTGVSLVSTPQLAAKFASR, via the coding sequence GTGAACGCTTCGCACCCTTCCGAACTCGACCGCCGGCTGGCCCGCGACCCCATCGCGATCGTCGGGTTGTCCGCCCTGTACCCCAAGTCGCCCGACGTGCGGGCCTTCTGGGACAACGTGGTCTCCGCCGCCGACTGCATCGAGGACGTGCCCGAGACCCACTGGAGTGTGGCCGAGCACTACGACGCCGACCCCTCCGCGCCCGACAAGACGTACTCGAAGCGGGGCGGCTTCATCCCGCCCGTCCCCTTCAACCCGCTGGAATTCGGCCTGCCGCCCAACACCCTCGAAGTCACCGACGTGCTCCAGCTGTTGAGCCTGGTCGTCGCTCGCGATCTGCTCCGCGACGCGGGCTCCGACCAGCAGTGGTACGACGCCTCACGGACCGGGGTCGTGCTCGGGGTGACCGGCGCCAACCAGCTCACCCAGCCGCTGTCGGCACGGCTCCAGACGCCCGTCATCAAGGAGGTCGTACGCAGTTGCGGCCTTTCGGAGCGGGACGCCGACGAGATCGCGGAGAAGTTCAAGCTGGCGTTCGCACCGTGGGAGGAGAACTCCTTCCCCGGCATGCTGGGCAACGTCGTGGCCGGACGGATCGCCAACCGCCTCGACCTGGGCGGCACCAACATGACCATCGACGCGGCCTGCGCCAGTTCGCTGGGCGCGGTGAAGGCCGCGGTCAGTGAACTGCTGGAGCGGCGCTCGGACATGATGCTGGTGGGGGGCTGCGACGCCGAGAACACCATCTTCATGTACCTGTGCTTCAGCAAGACGCCCGCGTTCTCCAAGGCCGGCCGGATCCGTCCGTTCGACGCCGACGCGGACGGCACCCTCATCGGTGAGGGCATCGGCATGCTGGCGCTGCGCCGCCTCTCGGACGCCGAGCGGGACGGCAACCGGATCTACGCGGTGATCCGCGGCATCGGTTCGTCGAGCGACGGCCGGTTCAAGTCCATCTACGCCCCGCGCAAGGAAGGCCAGATGGCCGCCCTGCGCCGCGCGTACGAGGACGCCGACTGCTCCCCGGCGTCGGTCGAACTGTTCGAGGCGCACGGCACGGGTACGGCGGTCGGCGAGGCCACCGAACTGTCGGCTCTGTCGGCGGTGGTGTCGGAGCACACCGAGGAGCGGCAGTTCGCGGCGGTCGGCAGTGTGAAGTCGCAGATCGGCCACACCAAGGCGGCGGCCGGCGCGGCCGGCATGATCAAGCTGGCGCTCGCCCTGCACCACAGACTGTTGCCGCCCACCATCAACGTGGACGCCCCGAATCCGGCGCTCGACTGGCCCGCGAGCCCGTTCTACGTCAGCACCCAGACCCGCCCGTGGATCCGTGACCCGCGCCGGGAGCAACGCCGGGCAGGTGTCTCCTCGTTCGGGTTCGGCGGCACCAACTTCCACCTGGTGCTGGAGGAACACGGCGACGGGGACGACCTGCGGGTGATGTTCCCTGTGAGCCAGGTATACGCATGGCATGAACCTGACATGAATGCCCTGATACGGGCCCTGTCGGAGGGCGGGCGGCCACGGTCCGAACCGGCCCCCTCATCCCATCCACGGCTCTCCCTGGTGGCCCGCACCGAGGACGAACTCGCCGAGCTGCGCGCCCTCGCCGCGGCCGAACTGCGGGCCAGGGGCGAGGCCGACTCCTGGGCGCACCCCAAGGGGATCTACTTCCGCCGGTCCGCCGCCCCCACCGGAAAGGTGGCCGCGCTCTTCGCGGGACAGGGCAGCCAGTACGTCTCCCCCGGCCGGACCGCGGTCCTCGCGCTGCCCCCGCTGCGGGCGGCCTTCGACCGGGCCAACGCGGCCTTCGGGGATCATGAACTCCCCCTGTCCCGGGTCGCGTTCCCGCCGCCCGCCTTCGACGGGGCGACGCGCGCGGCCCAGGAGAGCGAGCTGCGCCGCACGGAGTACGCCCAGCCCGCCATCGGCGCGCTGGCAGCCGGGCACTTCCGGTATCTGGCCGAACTGGGCTTCGACGCCGACGGGTTCCTCGGCCACAGCTTCGGTGAACTGGCGGCGCTGTGGGCGGCCGGCGCGATCGACGACCACACGTACTTCGCGCTGGCCCGGGCCCGGGGCGCCGCGATGGCACCGCCCGCCGAGCCCGGCTTCGACCCCGGGGCGATGGCCGCGGTGACCGCCTCCGCCGGGCAGCTGGAGCAACTCCTGGCCGAACACCCCGGGTTGGCCGTCTGCAACCGCAACGCGCCGGACCAGGTGGTGGTCGGCGGTGCCACCGACGCCGTCGAGCGGCTGGTGGAGGCCTCGAACGCGAACGGCGTACGGGCGACTCGGCTCCCGGTGTCGGCTGCCTTCCACACGCCGTTCGTCGCCCACGCCGTGGAAGCTTTCGGCCGCCGCGTCGCCGACGCGCGCATCGTCGAACCACGGCGTCCGGTCTTCGCCAACTCCCCCGGCGCCGCCTACGGTCCGGACCCCGACGCCAACCGGCGGACGCTGGTGGAACAGCTCGTCAAGCCGGTGCAGTTCGCCGACCGGGTCGAGGAGATGTACGCGGCGGGCTTCCGTACGTTCGTCGAGTTCGGTCCCAAGGGAGTGCTGACCCAGCTGGTCCACCGCATCCTCGGCGAGCGCGAGCACTTCGCGGTCCAGCTCGACCCGGGCAGCGGCGGGGACGCCGACACCGCGTTGAAGCGGGCGGTGGCCCAACTCCTCGTACTCGGGCTCCCGTTGGGCACGGCCGACCGCTATGTCTCGCCGCCGCTCGCCGCCGAGCCGGCCAAGGGCATGACGGTGCCGCTCAACGGCATCAACCATGTGCCGCAGGCCCGCCGCGACGCGTACCGGAAGGCACTGGAGAACGGCTACCGGGTGACAGGTGCGAGCGGGGCCGCCGATGCGGGTGCCGCGCGTCCCGGCCAGGAGGCCGTCCCCGTGCCGCGTACCGCCGTCACACGCGTTCCCGAGACGGCGCCGCTTCCCTCGACCGCGCCCGTGTCCACCTCGGCCACGGTCGCCGTACGACCGGCCCCCCACCCGTTGGCGCCCGCCGCGCCGCCTGTTCCCGCCGCCCACATCACGGAGAGCGAGCCTGTGGAAGAACACGACCGGACACCCGCCCCCGACCGGCTCTCCGGACTGATCGCCGACCACCTGGCCCTGCACGACGACTATCTCAACGGCCAGTTGAACAGCGCCCAGCGCCTGATGGGCATCCTGGAGCGGGCCGGCGAGCAGGGCAGGGTCGATGCGGTGATCCCCGGCGTGGCCACGGTGAAGGAACACGGGCTGGCCATCGGGCGCACGCATCTGCGAGCCAACGAGATCCTGCGGGACCTCGCGTCGATGGAGCTCGGCACGCTGGCACCGGCGGCTCCGGCCGCGCCGACCGCTCCGGTGACTCCGGCCGCGCCCGCGGCGCCTGCCGGGCCGCCCGCGGCTCCGGTGGCGGCTGCCGTCGCACCCCCGGCCACCCCTGCGCCCGTCGCGCTGCCGGCCCCCGCGCCTCTCCCGGCCCCCGCGCCCGTCGCGGCCCCGGACGCCTCCGAGCCCCCGTCGGCCCACGTCACGGCGGACGAGGTGGCGGCGGCTCTCCTCGACGTGGTGTCACAGAAGACCGGCTACCCGGCCGAGATGCTCGAACTCGGCATGGACGTGGAGGCTGACTTGGGCATCGACTCCATCAAACGCGTCGAGATCATGGGTGTACTCCAGGAACGCTTCCCGAGCCCCACCCCCGTCGGACCCGAACAACTCGCCGAACTGCGCACGTTGCACGAGATCGTGAACTTCGTGCTCAGTCTCGGTGGTTCGCGCGGCACGGCTCCCCGGGTCCAGCAGGTCACGGTTGCCACCGCGACCACCTCCCCTCGGGCCGCGATCGGCGCGAAGGACGTGGCGGACGTACTGCTCGGTGTCGTGTCGGACAAGACCGGCTACCCCGCGGAGATGCTCGACCTCGGCATGGACGTGGAGGCCGACCTCGGCATCGACTCCATCAAACGCGTCGAAATCATGGGCGTACTCCAGGAACAGTTCCCCAGCCCCACCCCCGTCGGACCCGAACAACTCGCCGAACTCCGCACATTGAACGAGATCGTCGGCTTCATGCTCAGTCTGAACGGCGGTTCGGAGTCTGCGGCCTCGACTCCGGTGGCTGTCAGGGCTCCGGAGGGCGGCGCGGCCCCCGCTGTCGACGGTGACGCCGTGCGCGGGGCCCTGCTCGGTGTCGTGGCGGCCAAGACCGGCTACCCGGCCGAGATGCTCGACCTCGGCATGGACGTGGAGGCCGACCTCGGCATCGACTCCATCAAACGCGTCGAAATCATGGGCGTACTCCAGGAACAGTTCCCCAGCCCCACCCCCGTCGGACCCGAACAACTCGCCGAACTACGGACATTGGGCGACATCGTGGCCTTCGTCGCCGGGCTGTCCGGGGCCCCGTCCGGTCCGGCCATCTCCGCTGGCCCCGCCGCGGGTTCCCCGGAGCGGGAGCCGGGTTCCGGAGCGGCGCCCGTCGCCGTGCCGGCCGCCCTCGGCCGTGGTCAGGCGTCGCTCGCCGGGCTGCCGACGCCCGACCGGCTCGTCGGCGCCTACCCGCTGGGGGCCGCCGCCGTGGTCGTCGACGACGGCAGTGAGGTCGCCGAGGCCACGGCGGCACGGCTCGTCGCGACCGGCTGGCGGGTGCGTGTTCTGCGGCTGCCGGGTGTCGCCCCACGGATCACCGGGGCGGTGGACCTTCCTCTCGGCGGCTGGGGTGCGAGCGAACTCGCGGCCGGATTCGCGGAGTCGGGCGGCGAGCGGGTGCATCTCGTGCTCGCGTTCGCGGCCGCCGGTGAACTGCCCTGGGCCGAGGGCGTGCGGAGGCTGGCACACACCCTGCTGATCGCCAAGCACGCGGTCGGCCCGCTCACCGAGGCCGCCGCGGGCGGTCACCGGGCCGCGTTCGTCACGGTCACCCGGCTCGACGGAGTCTTCGGGCTCGGTGGGGTGAGCGAGGACGCGGTGCCTGCCGGCGGTGTCGGCGGACTGGTCAAGACGCTGGCCGTGGAGGCGCCCGAGCTGTACTGCCGGGCCGTCGATCTCGCCCCCGCGCTGAACTCCGCGGACGCGGCGGAACTGGTCCTGGAGGAGGTGTACGACGCGGCCTCCGGCCCGGTCCAGGTGGGCCGCGACGGTACCCGCCGGGTCGCCCTCACCCTCGAACCCACCCCGCGCCCCGCCTCCGGCGAGGGAGTGGGCCCGGCCGGGACGTCCCCTGCCCTCACCTCGGACGACCTGCTCGTCGTGACCGGCGGCGGACGCGGGATCACCGCCCGCTGCACGGTGGCCCTGGCCGCCGCACACCGCCCCGGCCTGCTGCTGCTCGGCCGCACCGCGCTCGGCGAGGAGCCGGAGTGGGCGCGTGGACTGGCCGACGCGGCGGCGCTCAAGGCGGCGGCCGTGGACCAGTTGAAGCTGGCGGGCGAGAAGCCGACGCCGAAGCGGGTCGAGCAGCTGTACCAGGCCGTGACCGGTGAGCGCGAGGTCCGTTCGACACTCGCGGAGATCCGGGCGGCGGGCAGCGAGGTCGAGTACGTGGCGGTGGACATCGGCGACGCCGCCGCGACCGCCACCGCGCTGGCCCCGTACCGGGAGCGCGTGACGGGAGTGGTGCACGGTGCCGGTGTGCTCGCGGACCAGCTGATCTCCGCGAAGAAGGCGGCCGAGATCGACCGGGTCTTCTCGGTCAAGCTGGGCGGCCTGCGCTCGGTGGTGGCCGCGCTGCCCGCCGAGCGGTTGCGGCACGTGGTGCTGTTCTCCTCGGTCGCGGGGTTCTTCGGCAACCGGGGGCAGTCGGACTACGCGATGGCCAACGAGGTGCTCAACACCTGGGCCGCCGCCTTCCGGCGCAGCCGTCCGGAGGCGCATGTGACCGCCCTCAACTGGGGTGCCTGGGACAGCGGCATGGTGTCGCCGCAGATCAAGGCCGTGTTCGAGGAGCGGGGCATCCCGCTCATCCCGGTGGGGACCGGAACCCTGATGTTCACCGAGCAGTTCGGCCCCGAGAGGGCCGGCGACGTGGTCACGGTTCTCGGGCCGACCACTCCCCTGTCGGCTCGCGAGCACATCGCGCCCACGTCACCGGCCGTACTGGAACGGGATCTCGCCGGCCTGGTCACCGATCCGCTCGTCGCGGACCATGTGATCGGTGACGTACCGGTGCTGCCCGCCGCCGCCGCCCTCGGCTGGGCCGCGGGCGCGGTGGAACGGCTGACCGGCGGCGTCGTCGCGCAGGTCCGGGACTTCGCGGTCCACAAGGGCGTGGTCTTCGACGGCGGCAGCGCCGCGGGAGGCTTCGGCGGGCCCTTCCAGCTCTCCGTCGACCCGACGCCCGACGGCGCCGAGGCCGACGTGGCGATCCGTTCGACCGGCGCCGACGGCACCGTACGGCCGCACTACGCGGCCCGGGTGATCCTGGGCGACGCCGGCGGCGAGGCCCCGCGCCGGGTGGCCGGGCTGCCCGCACTGGGCGGCGGCAGCGACGCGCAGGTGTTCTACGCCGACGGCACGCTCTTCCACGGGGAGTCCCTGCGCGGGCTGCGGCGGGTGCTGACCTCGGGTGAGACCCGGTTGGTCATGGAGTGCGCGCTGGCCGAACACCGGCCGGCGGGCGGGGCGTTCGGGACGGGCCGGTACGCGCCGGGCACCGCCGATCTGCTGCTCCAGGCCGCGCTGGTGTGGATGCGGCTGCACCGTGACACCGCGAGCCTGCCGATGGGGGTGGCGCGGGTCGATCTGTACGAGGCGCTGCCGGACGGGGAGCCGTTCGTCGTGGTGGTGGAGCCGGAACCGGCCACTGTGAACGGCAACGGGAACGGGAACCGTACGTCCGCTGCGCTCACAGTGACGGCGTGCGCTCCCGACGGCCGGGTGTTGACCCGGTTCACAGGAGTTTCCCTTGTGTCCACCCCGCAGCTGGCCGCCAAGTTCGCGAGCCGCTGA